In Sphingobacterium zeae, one genomic interval encodes:
- a CDS encoding zinc metallopeptidase codes for MYLILFIGIMVVSLIVQTRFKNKFKKYAEMPLNNGMSGAEIAQKMLNDNGIYDVKVLSIPDRLGDHYNPSDKTVNLSPEVYSGRSVAAAAVAAHECGHAVQHAKAYKWLGFRSAMVPMVNAASKLTSWVLMLGVMLFAFSKGGNPWLLAVGVGALAITTIFSFITLPVEFDASNRALEWLNHAGVTYNGEEHEGAKDALKWAAMTYVVAALSALVTLLYYASILFGGRRSD; via the coding sequence ATGTACTTGATTTTATTCATTGGAATAATGGTGGTGAGCCTGATTGTCCAAACAAGATTCAAAAACAAATTTAAGAAATACGCCGAGATGCCATTGAATAATGGGATGTCGGGAGCTGAGATTGCGCAAAAAATGTTAAATGATAACGGTATATATGATGTAAAGGTGTTATCTATCCCAGATCGTTTGGGAGATCACTATAATCCGTCAGATAAGACCGTGAATTTAAGTCCCGAAGTTTACAGTGGTCGTAGTGTTGCGGCTGCAGCAGTAGCGGCGCACGAATGCGGTCATGCTGTACAGCATGCTAAAGCTTATAAATGGTTGGGATTTCGTTCGGCTATGGTGCCCATGGTAAATGCCGCTTCCAAGCTAACATCTTGGGTATTGATGCTCGGCGTTATGTTGTTTGCTTTTTCCAAAGGTGGTAATCCGTGGCTTTTAGCTGTTGGTGTAGGCGCATTGGCAATTACGACTATATTTTCTTTTATCACGTTACCTGTAGAGTTTGATGCATCAAACCGTGCATTGGAATGGTTAAACCATGCGGGGGTAACCTACAATGGCGAAGAGCACGAGGGGGCAAAAGATGCCTTGAAATGGGCAGCCATGACCTATGTCGTAGCGGCATTAAGTGCACTGGTGACTCTTTTATATTACGCCTCTATTTTATTTGGTGGTCGTAGAAGTGACTAA
- a CDS encoding RNA polymerase sigma factor yields the protein MRLLKSKSDQELIQMYVGGQESGLEALLNRYKSKIYTSIYMKVKDEYLAEDIFQETFIKIINTLKSGKYNEEGKFLPWAIRIAHNMIVDFFRKAKRAPNIVNADGFDIFEVLEFSDESAESKMLKKQVDVDLKKMIQKLPDDQKEVLIMRHFCDMSFKDIAEITEVSINTALGRMRYALSNLRKMIEGTDLTLQMGYL from the coding sequence ATGAGACTTTTAAAAAGTAAAAGCGATCAAGAGTTGATCCAAATGTATGTCGGTGGCCAAGAGTCCGGCCTAGAAGCATTGTTGAATCGATATAAATCGAAAATTTATACCTCTATATATATGAAAGTAAAGGATGAATATCTTGCTGAAGATATTTTCCAGGAGACTTTCATTAAAATCATCAACACATTAAAATCCGGTAAATATAATGAAGAAGGTAAATTTTTACCTTGGGCTATTCGTATAGCACACAATATGATTGTCGACTTTTTTAGAAAGGCAAAACGGGCCCCAAATATTGTAAACGCTGATGGGTTTGATATTTTTGAAGTCCTCGAATTTAGCGATGAAAGTGCTGAGTCAAAAATGCTAAAAAAACAAGTTGATGTGGATCTGAAGAAAATGATTCAAAAACTTCCCGATGATCAAAAAGAAGTACTCATTATGCGGCACTTCTGTGATATGAGCTTTAAAGATATCGCAGAAATCACCGAAGTAAGTATCAATACAGCTTTGGGAAGAATGCGTTATGCATTGAGTAATTTACGTAAGATGATCGAAGGTACTGATCTTACCTTACAGATGGGGTATTTGTAA
- the glyA gene encoding serine hydroxymethyltransferase codes for MERDQAIFNLIADELKRQEEGIELIASENFVSKQVMEAAGSVLTNKYAEGLPGKRYYGGCEVVDEIETIAIDRAKQLFGAEWVNVQPHSGAQANAAVFLATIKPGDKILGLDLSHGGHLTHGSPANLSGKIYQPLFYGVKEDTGLIDYEQLEETALREKPKMIICGASAYSRDWDYARIRKVADEIGAIVMADISHPAGLIARGLLNDPLPHCHIVTTTTHKTLRGPRGGMIMVGKDFENPWGIKTPKGEIRTITQLLDLAVFPGTQGGPLEHTIAAKAIAYGEALSDDYMEYIVQVKKNAAALAQFFVERDYKIISGGTDNHLMLVDLRNKDISGKEAEAVLGKAGITTNKNMVPFDTRSPFVTSGVRFGTAAITTRGIKENEIIQIGELIDEALKNASNDAQLDLIHGKVKAMMAEFPLYK; via the coding sequence ATGGAAAGAGATCAAGCCATTTTTAATTTAATAGCTGATGAGCTTAAACGCCAAGAAGAAGGTATTGAATTAATTGCTTCAGAAAACTTTGTTTCAAAACAAGTGATGGAAGCTGCTGGTTCAGTGTTGACAAATAAATATGCAGAAGGCCTCCCAGGAAAACGTTACTACGGAGGTTGTGAAGTTGTGGATGAGATTGAAACTATCGCTATTGATCGCGCAAAGCAATTATTTGGTGCAGAATGGGTAAATGTTCAACCTCACTCTGGTGCACAGGCAAATGCCGCTGTTTTTTTGGCAACCATCAAACCTGGCGACAAAATCTTAGGCCTTGATTTATCTCATGGTGGTCACTTGACACATGGTTCTCCAGCTAACCTATCTGGTAAGATCTATCAACCATTATTTTATGGTGTAAAAGAAGATACTGGTTTAATCGACTATGAGCAATTGGAAGAAACAGCACTTCGCGAAAAACCTAAAATGATCATCTGTGGTGCATCTGCGTATTCTCGTGATTGGGACTATGCACGTATCCGTAAAGTTGCTGACGAAATTGGAGCTATCGTGATGGCTGATATTTCTCACCCTGCTGGTTTAATCGCGCGTGGTTTATTGAATGATCCACTTCCACATTGTCATATCGTTACGACAACGACACACAAAACGCTTCGTGGTCCACGGGGCGGTATGATTATGGTCGGTAAAGATTTTGAGAATCCTTGGGGTATCAAAACACCTAAAGGTGAAATCCGTACAATTACTCAATTATTGGATTTGGCTGTATTCCCAGGTACACAAGGTGGTCCTTTGGAGCATACCATTGCTGCGAAAGCGATCGCATACGGTGAGGCTTTATCTGATGATTATATGGAATATATCGTTCAGGTGAAGAAAAATGCAGCGGCATTGGCACAATTCTTTGTAGAAAGAGATTACAAGATCATCTCCGGCGGTACAGACAATCACTTGATGTTGGTGGATCTACGTAACAAAGATATTTCTGGTAAAGAAGCAGAAGCTGTATTGGGCAAAGCAGGTATCACAACAAATAAAAATATGGTTCCTTTCGATACACGTTCTCCTTTTGTGACTTCGGGCGTGCGTTTTGGTACAGCTGCAATCACTACACGTGGTATTAAAGAGAATGAAATTATTCAAATCGGTGAATTGATCGATGAGGCATTAAAAAATGCGTCTAACGACGCCCAACTGGATTTGATCCATGGTAAAGTAAAAGCAATGATGGCTGAGTTCCCATTGTATAAATAA
- a CDS encoding HesB/IscA family protein — protein MSTEHTAVAPVSLTEGAIKELNKLKDQQEISDDFGLRIGVEGGGCSGMSYILGFDQKKDGDNEYEIQGIRIFMNKAHGLYLAGMEIDFKSGLDARGFTFNNPNATSTCGCGSSFSA, from the coding sequence ATGAGTACAGAACATACAGCAGTTGCGCCTGTTTCGTTGACAGAAGGGGCGATCAAGGAACTGAATAAATTAAAGGATCAACAGGAAATCTCTGATGATTTTGGTTTACGCATTGGTGTCGAAGGTGGAGGTTGTTCGGGAATGAGTTATATCTTAGGCTTTGATCAAAAAAAGGATGGTGATAACGAATACGAAATCCAAGGAATTCGCATCTTTATGAACAAAGCTCATGGCTTATATCTTGCAGGCATGGAAATCGACTTTAAGTCAGGGCTCGATGCGCGGGGCTTCACATTCAATAACCCGAATGCCACTAGCACTTGCGGATGCGGAAGCAGCTTCTCAGCATAA
- the ileS gene encoding isoleucine--tRNA ligase: MYKEYKQLNLPEIGKEILTRWEQEKIFEKSINNRPESKTYTFFEGPPSANGMPGIHHVMARTIKDIFCRYKTLKGYQVKRKGGWDTHGLPIELAVEKALGITKEDIGKKITVEQYNDACRTEVMKYTDVWNDLTTKMGYWVDLEHPYITYKNEYIETLWYLLKELYKKGLLYKGYTIQPYSPAAGTGLSSHELNQPGTYKDVKDTTIVAEFRLIKSQLHPAIEKLVEDEAEDVAFIAWTTTPWTLPSNTALVVGKKINYVKIRTFNKYTGAPVSVILAKDLIGKHFKAEGENASFQEYKLGDKVIPWELAAEFVGEELVGLRYEQLLPYITNEDLQENAFRVIPGDFVTTEDGTGIVHAAPTYGADDFRVAKEHGVPGILVKDENGKEVPTVDRTGRFVSEITDFAGRFVKEEYYSAEERSKEDFKPTDVLISIKLKEDNKAFDVKKYEHTYPHCWRTDKPVLYYPLDSWFIRTTAVKEDLVALNKTINWKPEATGTGRFGNWLENLVDWNLSRSRYWGTPLPIWRSEDENEEVCIGSLPELKSLLEASLTSDVLSDDEKAKNKAYLDKFDTEQLDLHRPYVDDIVLVSDAGQKLFREPDLIDVWFDSGAMPYAQWGLDHEKLAKGEQFPFKAGFDHAYPADFIAEGVDQTRGWFFTLHAISTMMYKSVSFKNVVSNGLVLDKNGNKMSKRLGNGVDPFSTIDQYSADATRWYMISNASPWDNLKFNMEGLDEVRRKFFGTLYNTYAFFALYANIDKFSYSEPDIALEKRPEIDRWIISLLNSLTKQVDEYLADYEPTKAARAIQSFVDEHLSNWYVRLCRRRFWKGDYTEDKISAYQTLYTCLDTIAKLMSPISPFFSDRLFLDLNSATNKEQVESVHLANFPVYNESLVDKDLEERMALAQDISSLTLSLRKKTSINVRQPLNKILVPVLDSAFQEKVEKVKDLILSETNIKDIEFITDTTGIIKKKIKPNFKALGSKVGKDMKLVSSSIQSLTIDQISTLESTGELALTGTPYTILLSDVEIIAEDVEGWQVANLGKLTVALDIHITEELKKEGLSRELINRLQNLRKEKGLEVTDRINVKLTAASEVINAANENLSYICTEILADSLVFEDSLTEGETIEIDGKELKALIQKN, encoded by the coding sequence ATGTACAAAGAATATAAGCAGTTAAATTTACCCGAGATAGGTAAAGAGATTTTGACCCGTTGGGAACAGGAAAAAATATTCGAAAAAAGTATCAATAATCGTCCTGAAAGCAAGACCTATACATTTTTTGAAGGTCCTCCTTCTGCAAATGGAATGCCAGGGATTCACCACGTGATGGCACGTACGATTAAGGATATTTTCTGCCGTTACAAGACTTTGAAAGGCTACCAAGTAAAACGAAAAGGCGGCTGGGACACCCATGGCCTGCCTATTGAACTTGCCGTCGAAAAAGCTCTTGGAATCACAAAAGAGGATATCGGCAAAAAGATTACCGTAGAACAATATAATGATGCTTGTCGCACCGAGGTAATGAAATATACCGATGTATGGAATGACCTAACCACCAAAATGGGGTATTGGGTCGACCTTGAACATCCTTATATTACTTACAAGAACGAATACATCGAAACCTTATGGTATTTATTGAAAGAACTTTACAAAAAAGGTCTTTTGTATAAGGGGTACACAATACAGCCATATTCCCCTGCCGCAGGTACTGGACTGAGTTCACATGAACTTAACCAGCCAGGCACCTATAAAGATGTGAAGGATACCACCATCGTTGCCGAATTTAGACTGATCAAAAGTCAGCTTCATCCAGCGATAGAAAAGTTAGTTGAAGATGAAGCCGAAGATGTCGCCTTCATCGCCTGGACAACCACACCATGGACTTTACCATCCAACACCGCTTTGGTTGTAGGCAAAAAAATAAACTATGTTAAGATCCGAACTTTCAATAAATATACTGGTGCTCCAGTATCTGTTATATTGGCGAAAGATTTAATCGGTAAGCATTTTAAAGCAGAAGGAGAAAATGCATCCTTCCAGGAGTATAAATTGGGCGACAAAGTAATTCCTTGGGAACTTGCCGCTGAATTTGTAGGTGAAGAGCTTGTAGGCCTACGCTATGAACAATTGTTGCCTTATATCACCAACGAGGATTTACAAGAAAATGCCTTCCGCGTTATTCCAGGTGATTTTGTTACTACCGAAGACGGTACTGGTATTGTCCACGCTGCTCCTACTTATGGTGCGGATGACTTTCGTGTCGCAAAAGAGCATGGCGTACCGGGCATCTTGGTGAAAGATGAAAATGGAAAAGAGGTACCTACTGTTGACCGTACTGGCCGTTTCGTAAGTGAAATCACAGATTTTGCCGGAAGATTTGTCAAAGAGGAATATTACAGTGCTGAAGAACGTTCGAAAGAAGACTTCAAACCTACGGACGTATTGATCTCTATCAAATTAAAAGAGGACAATAAAGCCTTTGATGTTAAAAAATATGAGCACACCTACCCACACTGTTGGCGTACAGATAAACCTGTTCTATACTATCCATTAGATAGCTGGTTTATCCGCACAACCGCAGTGAAGGAAGATTTGGTTGCCTTAAATAAAACCATCAACTGGAAACCTGAAGCAACTGGTACAGGACGTTTTGGTAACTGGCTGGAAAACTTGGTCGACTGGAACCTTTCACGCTCGCGTTACTGGGGAACTCCACTTCCTATTTGGCGCTCAGAAGACGAAAATGAAGAGGTTTGTATCGGTTCGCTTCCTGAATTAAAGTCTTTATTGGAAGCATCTTTGACTTCAGACGTTTTGTCTGACGATGAAAAAGCGAAGAATAAAGCTTACTTGGATAAATTCGACACCGAGCAATTGGATCTTCATCGTCCTTATGTAGACGATATCGTCTTGGTTTCTGATGCCGGACAAAAGTTATTCCGCGAACCTGACTTGATCGACGTTTGGTTTGATTCGGGTGCAATGCCTTATGCACAATGGGGTTTGGATCACGAAAAATTAGCCAAAGGGGAACAGTTTCCTTTTAAAGCTGGATTCGATCATGCATACCCAGCAGACTTTATAGCTGAAGGAGTTGACCAAACACGTGGCTGGTTTTTCACCTTACATGCGATTTCTACGATGATGTACAAATCGGTTTCCTTCAAAAACGTCGTTTCCAATGGCCTGGTATTGGATAAAAATGGAAATAAGATGTCCAAACGCCTGGGCAACGGTGTGGATCCATTCTCAACGATCGATCAATACAGTGCCGATGCAACACGCTGGTACATGATCAGTAATGCCTCGCCATGGGACAACCTTAAATTCAATATGGAAGGGTTGGATGAAGTCCGTCGTAAATTTTTTGGCACTTTATATAATACCTACGCCTTTTTTGCACTGTATGCCAATATCGATAAATTTTCCTATTCAGAACCTGATATTGCATTGGAAAAACGTCCTGAAATTGATCGTTGGATTATCTCCTTGTTAAATTCGTTGACCAAACAAGTAGACGAATATTTAGCGGATTACGAGCCGACAAAAGCAGCGCGTGCTATTCAAAGCTTTGTTGATGAACATCTCAGCAACTGGTATGTTCGCCTATGCCGCCGTCGTTTCTGGAAAGGAGATTATACAGAAGATAAAATTTCGGCCTATCAAACACTTTATACCTGTCTTGATACGATTGCGAAATTGATGTCGCCAATATCACCTTTCTTCTCGGACAGGTTATTCCTGGATTTGAATTCAGCGACGAATAAGGAACAAGTTGAATCTGTTCACTTGGCGAATTTCCCGGTCTACAATGAAAGTCTAGTCGACAAAGATCTGGAAGAACGTATGGCTTTAGCGCAGGATATCTCATCGCTGACACTTTCGTTACGGAAGAAAACTTCCATCAATGTACGTCAACCATTAAACAAAATTTTGGTTCCGGTACTTGATAGTGCTTTCCAAGAAAAGGTAGAGAAAGTAAAAGATCTGATACTTTCGGAGACCAATATTAAAGATATCGAGTTCATTACAGATACCACTGGTATTATTAAGAAAAAAATAAAACCAAATTTCAAAGCTCTTGGCTCGAAAGTTGGTAAGGATATGAAGTTAGTTTCTTCGTCTATCCAATCGTTGACTATAGATCAAATCAGCACGTTGGAATCAACAGGCGAATTAGCCCTAACAGGTACGCCATATACGATTCTACTGAGCGATGTTGAAATTATAGCTGAAGACGTTGAGGGGTGGCAGGTAGCAAATTTAGGCAAATTGACCGTAGCATTAGATATACATATTACCGAAGAATTGAAAAAAGAAGGTCTATCAAGAGAATTGATTAACCGTCTACAAAATCTAAGGAAAGAAAAGGGATTGGAAGTCACGGACAGAATTAACGTAAAGTTAACAGCTGCTTCAGAAGTCATCAATGCTGCCAACGAAAATTTATCGTATATTTGCACCGAAATTCTGGCCGATTCATTGGTATTCGAAGATTCACTAACTGAAGGAGAGACCATCGAGATCGATGGCAAAGAACTTAAGGCATTAATCCAAAAAAATTAA
- a CDS encoding TraR/DksA family transcriptional regulator, producing MANNNEKTRYSDSELQEFKDIILDKLRVAKEELSSLTATLNNSNANGTDDTAGTYKTLEDGSATLEKEQTNQLAARQKKFIDNLEAALVRIENKTYGICRETGKLIQKERLKAVPHTTLSIEAKNKQY from the coding sequence ATGGCAAACAACAACGAGAAAACACGCTATAGCGATTCAGAATTACAAGAATTCAAAGATATTATCCTAGACAAGCTTAGAGTAGCAAAAGAAGAGCTTTCCTCGTTGACCGCAACGCTTAATAACAGTAATGCTAATGGTACCGACGATACTGCTGGAACGTACAAAACATTGGAAGACGGTTCAGCTACTTTAGAAAAAGAGCAAACTAATCAATTGGCTGCTCGTCAAAAGAAATTTATCGACAACCTTGAAGCAGCGTTGGTACGCATCGAGAACAAAACCTATGGTATCTGTAGAGAAACAGGAAAACTGATTCAAAAAGAACGTTTGAAAGCTGTTCCACATACAACGTTGAGCATCGAAGCGAAAAACAAACAATATTAA
- a CDS encoding lipoprotein signal peptidase, which translates to MKGYTKPIALIVAILLIDQLSKIWVKLSMTIGQSHHVLGKFFQIHFIENNGMAYGMEFGGDYGKLFLTVFRILAVAGIGYGLRYMIKNKYNRGFILNVALILAGALGNIIDSAFYGVIFSESTWYDKASLFPAGGGYSSFLHGKVVDMLYFPLIQGNFPSWVPFWGGEEFLFFRPVFNIADSAISVGVVLILLFQKRYFKTEKEEKSSIHSEIVED; encoded by the coding sequence ATGAAGGGTTATACGAAACCGATCGCGCTTATTGTCGCGATACTTTTAATAGACCAATTGTCGAAGATCTGGGTTAAGTTATCCATGACAATCGGACAAAGCCACCATGTATTGGGCAAATTTTTCCAGATTCATTTTATTGAAAACAATGGGATGGCCTATGGGATGGAATTTGGCGGTGATTATGGAAAATTATTTTTGACGGTATTTCGTATTTTAGCCGTAGCGGGTATTGGATACGGCCTGCGTTACATGATCAAAAATAAGTACAACCGGGGTTTCATCTTAAATGTTGCCTTAATTCTTGCCGGTGCACTTGGAAATATCATCGATTCTGCTTTTTACGGTGTTATCTTCAGTGAAAGCACCTGGTATGATAAAGCGAGTCTATTTCCGGCAGGAGGTGGATACTCATCCTTTCTTCATGGAAAAGTAGTCGATATGCTTTATTTCCCATTGATTCAAGGTAACTTCCCTTCTTGGGTGCCCTTTTGGGGCGGTGAAGAGTTTCTCTTTTTCCGACCTGTATTCAACATTGCAGACTCGGCGATTTCTGTTGGGGTGGTTTTAATCCTGTTATTTCAAAAACGGTATTTTAAAACAGAGAAGGAAGAGAAATCGAGTATCCACAGTGAAATCGTTGAAGATTAA
- a CDS encoding M20/M25/M40 family metallo-hydrolase → MKNISLLLTLCCLLGIQIAQAQQIEVSNLKKHIYYLADDKMQGRGTGSKEVFKAADYIEKEFKKYKLEPKGEKGYRQSFKAKVWKVKVADSIRNADNIIGFLDNGADLTVVIGAHYDHLGTGRQGSSKDSLGVGKIHNGADDNASGTAGLLELARYFSSNKEKEPYNLLFIAFGAEELGLVGSKYFTEHPTLPLEKITAMLNMDMIGRYNPSNGLAVIGYGTSSQWPAIFKDVQAPIKFNLSKDGNGGSDQTSFYKKNIPVLFFHTGGHPDYHMPTDDADKIDYNALKSILDLEKTVVENIMKQSSKMDFIWTN, encoded by the coding sequence ATGAAAAACATTAGTCTACTTCTGACACTTTGCTGCCTACTAGGAATCCAAATAGCACAGGCGCAGCAGATCGAAGTTTCCAACTTAAAGAAACATATTTATTACCTCGCTGACGACAAAATGCAAGGACGAGGAACGGGCAGTAAGGAAGTCTTTAAAGCTGCAGATTATATTGAAAAGGAATTCAAAAAATACAAACTTGAGCCTAAAGGTGAAAAAGGGTACCGCCAATCCTTCAAAGCCAAAGTCTGGAAAGTAAAAGTTGCAGACAGCATTCGCAATGCAGATAATATCATTGGATTTCTTGACAATGGCGCCGACTTAACAGTTGTTATAGGCGCACATTACGATCACTTGGGAACAGGTCGTCAAGGAAGCTCAAAGGATTCCCTAGGGGTAGGCAAAATCCATAACGGAGCCGACGATAATGCCTCTGGCACGGCCGGCCTATTGGAACTCGCACGTTACTTCAGTAGCAACAAGGAAAAAGAACCTTACAACCTGTTGTTTATCGCTTTCGGAGCGGAAGAATTGGGATTAGTAGGTTCCAAATATTTTACGGAACACCCCACCCTACCCTTAGAAAAAATTACAGCCATGCTGAATATGGATATGATTGGCCGTTATAATCCCAGCAATGGCCTTGCTGTAATCGGCTATGGAACAAGCAGTCAATGGCCGGCTATTTTCAAAGATGTTCAGGCCCCTATAAAATTTAATCTTAGTAAGGATGGTAATGGCGGGTCTGACCAAACTTCATTCTACAAAAAGAATATACCGGTATTGTTTTTCCATACTGGTGGACACCCAGACTACCATATGCCGACCGATGATGCCGATAAAATTGATTACAATGCTTTAAAATCCATTTTAGATCTAGAAAAAACAGTGGTTGAAAATATCATGAAACAATCCAGTAAAATGGACTTTATATGGACCAACTAA
- a CDS encoding SDR family oxidoreductase, whose product MKKILVTGSNGFLGQKVVDLLANNDEYDVVAISKGPNRNPNQVDYTFYQVDLSDREKLKVFLAPQTFDAIVHTAAMTSVEACEADQAACQSLNVDLVAYLASYCTTHQAQLVHLSTDFVFDGKKNAPYDETDIPNPQSEYGKSKYASEQVLAQSGCHYAILRTILVYGINADPNRSNLVLWAKSKLSQNEPIKVVNDQWRMPTFVDDLAYACQRAIDREAQGIFHISGAEFMSISEAVYKIADYWQLDKGLISEISAASIGQAENRPRQTGFDLTRSYAELGYVPTSFMDALSLIDHQIKTLGR is encoded by the coding sequence ATGAAAAAAATTCTAGTGACGGGATCCAATGGATTCCTTGGTCAAAAAGTCGTTGATTTACTTGCTAACAATGACGAATATGATGTTGTTGCCATTTCAAAAGGTCCAAATCGCAACCCGAATCAAGTGGATTATACTTTCTATCAAGTTGACTTGTCGGATCGGGAAAAACTGAAAGTTTTTTTAGCTCCACAAACTTTTGATGCAATTGTACATACAGCAGCCATGACAAGTGTGGAAGCTTGTGAAGCAGATCAAGCCGCATGTCAATCGCTTAACGTTGATCTCGTGGCCTATCTTGCCTCCTATTGTACTACACATCAGGCCCAATTGGTGCACTTATCTACGGACTTTGTATTTGATGGCAAAAAAAATGCACCTTATGATGAAACAGATATTCCCAATCCGCAAAGTGAATATGGGAAAAGTAAATATGCTTCCGAACAAGTGCTTGCACAATCGGGCTGTCATTATGCTATCCTTCGCACAATATTAGTCTATGGGATCAATGCTGACCCCAATCGTTCGAATCTCGTATTATGGGCCAAAAGTAAGTTGTCGCAAAATGAGCCCATAAAAGTAGTCAATGACCAATGGAGAATGCCTACCTTTGTGGATGATTTAGCTTATGCTTGCCAACGCGCTATTGATCGAGAAGCGCAGGGAATATTTCATATTTCAGGCGCAGAATTCATGTCAATCAGTGAGGCTGTCTACAAAATTGCAGACTATTGGCAGCTAGATAAAGGATTGATTTCAGAGATCAGCGCTGCCAGCATTGGACAGGCAGAAAACAGGCCAAGGCAGACAGGCTTTGATCTGACTAGATCTTATGCAGAATTGGGTTATGTGCCGACATCATTTATGGATGCTTTGTCACTCATAGATCATCAGATAAAAACGCTTGGACGATAA
- a CDS encoding acyl-CoA thioesterase codes for MIEKFARESYTEMNELVLPNDTNTFGNLMGGRLLYWMDICSAIAAQKHCSNVVVTVSVDNVSFKRSIKLGEVVTIQAQVTRAFNSSLEVRMEIFASNLPEGTRVKTNEAYYTFVAVDSDNNPKAVPLLIPETDSERKAYEDALQRRELRLILAGKLKPENAKKLQALVSLFSQKN; via the coding sequence ATGATAGAGAAATTTGCACGAGAGTCATACACTGAGATGAACGAATTGGTATTACCCAACGATACCAATACTTTTGGAAATTTGATGGGTGGCCGTTTATTGTATTGGATGGATATCTGTTCGGCTATTGCTGCTCAAAAGCACTGTAGTAATGTCGTGGTAACAGTATCGGTCGACAATGTATCTTTTAAACGTTCTATTAAACTTGGTGAGGTCGTTACGATACAAGCTCAAGTAACGCGCGCTTTTAATAGTTCTTTGGAAGTACGCATGGAAATTTTTGCGTCTAATTTACCGGAAGGCACCCGTGTAAAAACAAACGAAGCCTATTATACCTTTGTTGCTGTTGATTCGGATAATAATCCTAAAGCCGTACCGTTATTGATTCCAGAAACAGATTCAGAACGCAAAGCGTATGAAGATGCATTACAGCGAAGAGAACTGCGTCTAATTCTTGCAGGGAAATTAAAACCAGAAAATGCAAAAAAATTACAAGCATTGGTCAGTCTCTTTAGCCAAAAGAACTAA
- a CDS encoding EVE domain-containing protein, whose amino-acid sequence MQYFLVKSEPFKYSWEQFNKDGRTFWDGVRNYQARNNIKAMKEGDLVLFYHSNEGKEVVGVAKVVKEFYQDPTTDDERWVVVDLAPVETLKKSVTLEAIKADEQLQDIALVRQGRLSVMPLKPEEFDRILALGNA is encoded by the coding sequence ATGCAATACTTCTTAGTAAAATCTGAACCGTTTAAATATAGCTGGGAGCAATTTAATAAAGATGGCCGTACATTTTGGGATGGCGTTCGTAATTATCAAGCTAGGAATAATATCAAAGCTATGAAAGAAGGGGATCTCGTTCTATTCTACCATAGCAATGAAGGAAAAGAAGTTGTGGGGGTGGCGAAAGTCGTCAAGGAATTTTATCAAGATCCGACAACAGATGATGAGCGTTGGGTCGTTGTGGATCTGGCACCTGTAGAGACGCTGAAGAAATCCGTCACGTTAGAAGCCATTAAAGCGGATGAGCAGCTACAGGATATCGCTTTGGTTCGACAAGGACGTTTATCTGTTATGCCGCTTAAACCTGAAGAGTTTGATCGAATTTTGGCACTTGGCAACGCGTAG
- the gldC gene encoding gliding motility protein GldC, with product MKKAEIKLQVALDENNVPENIMWSSTDGNNAEELPAKAMFLALWDSHYKNSMRIDLWTKDMPYDEMKRFFYETLQTLGDSFIRSSGGDPMAEKVIGDLRDYCAHFADKMEVLMPQQ from the coding sequence ATGAAAAAAGCTGAAATAAAATTACAGGTAGCGTTAGATGAAAACAACGTACCTGAAAATATCATGTGGTCGTCTACAGATGGCAATAATGCGGAGGAGTTACCTGCAAAAGCCATGTTTCTAGCCTTATGGGACTCACATTATAAAAATTCAATGCGTATCGACCTTTGGACTAAAGATATGCCCTACGATGAGATGAAACGTTTTTTCTATGAAACGCTACAAACATTGGGGGACTCTTTTATCCGTTCTTCCGGAGGTGATCCAATGGCGGAGAAAGTTATTGGTGACCTACGCGACTACTGTGCGCATTTTGCTGATAAAATGGAAGTTTTAATGCCGCAACAATAG